Proteins encoded by one window of Enterobacter hormaechei subsp. xiangfangensis:
- the ibpA gene encoding small heat shock chaperone IbpA has product MRNFDLSPLYRSAIGFDRLFNHLENNQSQSNGYPPYNVELVDENHYRIAIAVAGFAESELEITAQDNLLVVKGSHAGEQKERTYLYQGIAERNFERKFQLAENIHVKGANLVNGLLFIELERVIPEEKKPRRIEIN; this is encoded by the coding sequence ATGCGTAATTTCGATCTCTCTCCGCTATACCGTTCTGCCATTGGTTTTGATCGTCTGTTCAACCACTTAGAAAACAACCAGAGCCAGAGCAACGGCTATCCTCCATACAACGTTGAACTGGTTGACGAAAACCACTATCGCATTGCGATTGCTGTTGCCGGTTTCGCAGAGAGCGAACTGGAGATCACCGCGCAGGACAATCTGCTGGTGGTGAAAGGCTCCCATGCGGGCGAGCAGAAAGAACGAACCTACCTCTACCAGGGTATCGCAGAGCGTAACTTTGAACGCAAGTTCCAGCTGGCTGAGAACATCCACGTCAAGGGCGCGAACCTGGTGAACGGCCTGCTGTTTATCGAACTGGAACGTGTGATTCCGGAAGAGAAAAAACCGCGTCGTATCGAAATCAATTAA
- the ibpB gene encoding small heat shock chaperone IbpB — MRNYDFSPLLRQWIGFDKLANALQSATEQQTFPPYNIEKSDDNHYRITLALAGFRQEDLDIQLEGARLTVKGSPEKPDTETKWLHQGLVTQPFSLSFTLADHMEVSGATFTNGLLNIDLTRNVPEAIAPQRIAISERPALNS; from the coding sequence ATGCGTAACTATGATTTTTCCCCCCTGCTGCGTCAGTGGATCGGTTTTGACAAACTGGCTAACGCGCTGCAAAGCGCAACCGAACAGCAGACCTTTCCGCCGTACAACATCGAAAAAAGCGATGATAACCACTACCGCATCACGCTTGCGCTGGCCGGGTTCCGCCAGGAAGATCTCGACATCCAGCTTGAGGGTGCGCGCCTGACCGTGAAAGGGTCACCGGAAAAACCAGACACCGAGACCAAATGGCTGCATCAGGGGCTTGTCACTCAGCCGTTTAGCCTGAGCTTTACCCTGGCAGACCATATGGAAGTTTCTGGCGCGACGTTCACTAACGGGCTGCTGAACATTGACCTCACCCGTAACGTGCCGGAAGCCATTGCGCCTCAACGCATCGCCATTAGCGAACGCCCGGCGTTGAATAGCTAA